In Proteiniborus ethanoligenes, one DNA window encodes the following:
- a CDS encoding DUF1444 family protein yields MLRIEEFTEKITRDFKMEFPEVEVKEKYIRLGTGVTHAELPIASMYKEYQVADYESVKKLYIDIAYEVLNQYKFKVDYNNVFPLLKSRDFGKGEKDLRFCREQAFTDIDTLYVSDEGEVFRFVLESDDVDFDKIKKRAWENLNKLSNILVRLDDTLNIFCLRYSTDYNASFLLSDSLQKQIKRKVGKDYLFAIPSSTALVVAKYQPEYIKIMESLIMVDKDPNKVSDKVYQYKDGKFDIAFV; encoded by the coding sequence GTGCTTAGAATTGAGGAGTTTACAGAAAAAATTACAAGAGATTTTAAGATGGAATTTCCCGAGGTGGAAGTAAAAGAAAAATATATTCGCTTGGGTACAGGGGTAACCCATGCAGAATTACCGATTGCAAGCATGTACAAAGAATATCAGGTTGCGGATTATGAAAGTGTAAAGAAGTTATATATAGATATTGCATACGAGGTATTGAATCAATATAAATTTAAGGTTGATTATAATAATGTATTTCCTTTGCTTAAAAGTAGGGATTTCGGGAAAGGCGAAAAGGATTTAAGGTTTTGTAGGGAGCAAGCCTTTACCGATATAGATACACTATATGTATCAGACGAAGGGGAAGTGTTTAGATTTGTGCTGGAAAGTGATGATGTGGATTTTGATAAAATAAAAAAGAGAGCATGGGAGAACCTAAATAAACTTTCTAACATACTGGTACGACTGGATGATACGCTCAATATATTTTGCTTGCGATATTCTACTGATTATAATGCATCATTTTTACTTAGTGATTCATTACAAAAACAGATAAAAAGGAAAGTAGGGAAGGATTATCTCTTTGCAATTCCTTCTTCAACTGCGTTAGTTGTGGCTAAATATCAACCTGAATATATAAAAATTATGGAATCACTAATTATGGTAGATAAAGACCCGAATAAGGTCTCAGATAAAGTATATCAATATAAAGATGGGAAATTTGATATTGCATTTGTTTAA
- a CDS encoding ImmA/IrrE family metallo-endopeptidase: MPKNNLNLPEESFRLQIKDLAEETRIKFARKGLSDIFDILSEAAFLIRKPLDTDELSGFSTYFEEQFIVYLNSNFTLGHERYTGAHELYHLIYNADILKKEKILLDDEKHKAEDMKANVFASEFLMPEDYVKEVFYKIVNVDKCSILPRHIVRMHNYFKVSYKAMLKRLIQLDLCSINKYEELVDICSLENMEQLQSLTKREGYSIELIIPSKETYVPTEYIEFVKSNYERGNISYKNMKNSLEFIGLTPGQFGYEYPLEEDY; the protein is encoded by the coding sequence TTGCCAAAGAATAATTTGAATCTCCCAGAAGAATCCTTCAGACTGCAAATTAAAGACTTAGCAGAAGAAACGAGAATAAAGTTTGCTAGAAAAGGGCTTTCCGATATATTTGACATTCTATCGGAGGCTGCATTTTTGATAAGAAAGCCCTTGGATACAGATGAATTATCAGGGTTTAGCACTTATTTTGAGGAACAGTTTATTGTCTATTTAAATAGTAATTTTACTTTGGGACATGAACGTTATACTGGTGCCCATGAATTATATCATCTTATTTATAATGCCGATATCCTGAAAAAAGAAAAGATTCTTTTAGATGATGAAAAGCATAAAGCAGAAGATATGAAAGCAAATGTATTTGCTTCTGAATTTTTAATGCCTGAAGACTATGTAAAAGAAGTATTTTATAAAATTGTTAATGTAGATAAATGCAGTATTTTACCAAGGCATATCGTTAGAATGCACAATTATTTTAAAGTAAGTTATAAGGCTATGTTAAAAAGACTTATCCAACTTGATTTATGCTCTATTAACAAATATGAGGAACTTGTAGATATCTGCTCACTGGAAAACATGGAGCAACTCCAATCTCTAACCAAGCGGGAAGGCTATAGCATTGAACTGATAATTCCATCAAAAGAAACGTATGTACCTACAGAATATATAGAATTTGTAAAGAGTAATTACGAAAGAGGGAATATTTCATATAAGAACATGAAAAATAGTCTTGAATTTATCGGACTGACTCCAGGGCAATTCGGATATGAGTATCCCCTAGAAGAGGATTATTAG
- a CDS encoding UPF0489 family protein has protein sequence MNGRGIIIYKNIKGKKVFIEEQHQYVLKHWIDYYKRELFPPVLITLDQHTDTLLAFRYYCCDKCENTGHTYDFDKANQMAIDMLQDSNIDDLSFIKKLNNDEHIDFATKKGIISKAFVISFECVDDKYDPENDKIYYIPKDFYNKYLGMAQDNNYERILSDNCIEDDDLSICLNEIPVDYHPNYILDIDLDFFRTAKSINPNKKEVFYHLIRQAKIITIATEPDYIEKGITADYLLSKILYHIEEAMK, from the coding sequence ATCAATGGGAGGGGGATTATTATATATAAAAATATAAAAGGTAAAAAAGTATTTATAGAAGAGCAACATCAGTATGTTTTAAAGCATTGGATAGATTATTATAAGAGGGAACTATTTCCGCCAGTGCTTATTACACTGGACCAGCATACAGATACTTTACTAGCATTTAGATATTATTGCTGTGACAAATGTGAAAATACAGGACATACTTATGACTTTGATAAAGCCAATCAAATGGCTATTGATATGCTTCAGGATTCTAATATCGATGATTTATCATTTATAAAGAAATTAAACAATGATGAACATATTGATTTTGCTACGAAAAAAGGTATTATATCGAAGGCTTTTGTTATAAGTTTTGAATGTGTTGATGATAAATACGACCCTGAAAATGATAAAATTTACTATATACCTAAAGACTTTTATAATAAGTATTTGGGAATGGCTCAGGATAATAACTATGAACGAATTCTATCGGATAATTGTATTGAAGATGATGATTTATCTATTTGTCTTAATGAGATTCCTGTAGATTATCACCCAAATTACATATTAGATATTGATTTAGATTTTTTTCGAACCGCCAAGTCTATCAATCCCAATAAGAAAGAAGTCTTTTATCATTTGATTCGTCAGGCTAAAATCATAACAATTGCAACGGAGCCAGACTACATAGAAAAAGGTATCACAGCAGACTATTTATTGAGTAAAATACTTTATCATATAGAAGAAGCCATGAAGTAA
- a CDS encoding DUF7686 domain-containing protein, protein MERCQWCGKDSSGYGMVVLTIKEGEPSQSICEDCYNRYMADMLGVEDYKDFENEAIFKDCDGIDHCFQIGKKIHPTGICWETIEFIEEDKVGYSFEIHQEFEEDSNDALKRLYEKIKKGLSQKYIKREVFQGYELISFKENLVEGRIEWDDRYDDRTPKFIIDGQEYSLEELGRMMMSCEGWNFKLEIIEPTE, encoded by the coding sequence ATGGAAAGGTGTCAATGGTGTGGAAAAGACTCTAGCGGGTATGGCATGGTAGTTTTAACTATAAAAGAAGGTGAGCCGTCTCAGTCTATATGTGAAGATTGCTACAACAGATATATGGCCGATATGCTCGGAGTTGAAGACTATAAGGATTTTGAAAATGAAGCAATTTTTAAAGATTGTGATGGTATAGACCACTGCTTTCAAATAGGAAAGAAGATTCACCCCACAGGTATATGTTGGGAGACTATAGAATTTATTGAGGAAGATAAAGTAGGATATTCCTTTGAAATACATCAAGAGTTTGAAGAAGATTCAAATGATGCTTTAAAGAGGCTTTATGAAAAGATAAAAAAAGGATTATCACAAAAGTACATAAAAAGAGAAGTATTCCAAGGATATGAACTTATCTCTTTTAAAGAGAATCTAGTAGAAGGGCGTATTGAATGGGATGATAGATACGACGATAGAACACCAAAATTTATTATAGACGGACAGGAATATAGTCTGGAAGAACTAGGTAGAATGATGATGTCTTGTGAAGGATGGAATTTTAAATTAGAAATTATAGAACCTACTGAGTAG
- a CDS encoding helix-turn-helix domain-containing protein produces the protein MAKDIPIGLKIKAVREARGLSQVEVVERLAKQDVNMSRETLSKIENGNRTVSAVELNALCKVLNIDINILFEDDDDLVTLFRKKNFSEKTIKEVEKLQDMVKVFIYQKKIYAGEFKPQERKPLWEEC, from the coding sequence ATGGCAAAGGATATTCCTATTGGATTAAAAATAAAGGCGGTTAGAGAAGCAAGGGGATTAAGCCAAGTAGAAGTGGTAGAGAGACTTGCTAAACAAGATGTTAATATGAGCAGAGAAACATTAAGCAAAATAGAAAACGGCAACAGGACTGTATCGGCTGTGGAGTTAAATGCTCTATGCAAAGTTCTGAATATAGATATAAACATCCTTTTTGAAGATGATGATGATTTGGTTACATTATTCAGGAAGAAAAACTTTTCAGAGAAAACGATTAAAGAAGTAGAAAAACTTCAGGATATGGTAAAGGTGTTTATTTATCAAAAGAAAATATATGCTGGGGAGTTTAAACCACAAGAGAGAAAGCCACTATGGGAGGAGTGTTAA